In Armatimonadota bacterium, the genomic stretch CGGCGATGTTGGCGGGCTTGCCTTCGTTGAGGGCTCGCTGGTACTGAGTTTGGTACTCGGAATCCAGGAGCTCCTGCGAAAGGTCGTCCTTCGAGACCACCTGAGGCTTGATCGCGGCAATGTGCACGGCGAGCTGGCGAATCGCTTCGCTGCCTGCGTTGTCACCGGTCGAAACCACATAGGCTCCGATGGTGCCGTCGTGGTGTCGGTAGTAGGCGATCGGAGCGTCGGACGATACCTTTTCGGCCAACTTGACTTCGCAGTTCTCGCGGAACATGGCGATCACGTCCACGCCGAACTCCTTCATAGCTTCTTCGCTCAAGGTTCCTTCGGCAAGAGCCTTGGCGGCCAGTTCGGCAACCTTGGCTTGGAAGTTCTCGTTGTTCGAAACGAAGTCGGTTTCGGATTCGATCACGGCTACGCCGAGAGACTTTCCGTCTTCCGATGCCGCGAATGCGACTGCGCCAGCGTTGGTCGCCCGTCCGGCCTTCTTTCCAGCCGAAGCCTTGCCCTTCTCTCGAAGGACCTGCTTCGCCTTGTCCATATCTCCGCCCGCTTCATCCAGAGCGGCTTTGCACTCCATCATCGGAGCGTCAGTCTCTTCGCGGAGCTTCTTAACGTCTTGTGCTGTATATGCCATTGTTCTTTATACGCCTTCCTTGTCTGCACCGAACGCCTTCAGGAGCTCATCGTCCACCTGGATCGGAGCTTCACCCATTTCGGCCAGCTCTTCGTCGGTGACGTCTTCGGAGAGGAATCCTTCGGTGACGGCATCGCTAAGAGGTCGAGCCTCGAGAATCGCTTCGCTCATCTTCTGGGTCACGAGTCGGATCGCGCGGATCGCGTCGTCGTTGCCCGGGATGATGACGTCGGCCATCTCTGGGTCGCAGTTGGTGTCAACAATAGCTACCACAGGAATGTTAAGCTTTCGTGCTTCGGCGACTGCAATTGCTTCCTTGTTGAGGTCGACAACGAACATAACAGCCGGCATTCCGGTCATGTTGCGGATTCCGCCAAGGAATCGCTGGAGTTCGTCGCGCTCGGTTCGTCGCTGAAGGGCTTCCTTCTTCGGAAGTCGCTCGAAGTAGCCGTCGGCTTCCATTCGGTCGAGCTCCTTGAGTCGCTGGATTCGGAGGGAGATCGTCTTCCAGTTGGTCAGGGTTCCGCCGAGCCATCGCTCGGAGACGAAGTACTGTCCGCTTCGCTCTGCAGCTTCCTTAACCGCCGCTTGTGCTTGCTTCTTGGTACCTACGAAGAGGACGGTTCCGCCGTCTTCGACGATCTTCTTCACGAAGTTGAGGGCGTCCTCAAACATCTTGATGGTTTGGTGAAGATCTAGGATGTAAATGCCGTTTCGGGCACCGTAGATGTATCGCTTCATCTTGGGGTTCCAGCGGCGGGTTTGGTGCCCAAAATGCACGCCGGATTCCAAGAGCTCTTTCATGCTCAGTTCAACTGCCATATTTGTTTCCAGGTTTCATCCTCCGAAGCCGCCTCCCGATGCGTCGGGCCCCTGTTGCGTTGTGTCGATCCCGTTCAATACGAGAACCTGGCGCAAGGCGAACTTCGTGTGAAATTCGAGTCGTAGTATACCTGGCGGGTTTGAAAGAGGGTTTTGAAGAGCGGCTTTGACGGTTGCGCCCTTTGGAATGGGTTGGGCGCGAGTAGGGTTTGATTGGCAGTTTAGGTTCAACAGGTGGTGGATTTTTGTGGGGCGGGAGAGATATTGCCACATTGGGGTCGTGTGCTGCGTACATCACTTATTAGGCGAAGAAGTTGGGGGGTGTGTCAACCACTTGGTTTGGAGTTTGGACGTCATGTAATGTG encodes the following:
- the tsf gene encoding translation elongation factor Ts; protein product: MAYTAQDVKKLREETDAPMMECKAALDEAGGDMDKAKQVLREKGKASAGKKAGRATNAGAVAFAASEDGKSLGVAVIESETDFVSNNENFQAKVAELAAKALAEGTLSEEAMKEFGVDVIAMFRENCEVKLAEKVSSDAPIAYYRHHDGTIGAYVVSTGDNAGSEAIRQLAVHIAAIKPQVVSKDDLSQELLDSEYQTQYQRALNEGKPANIAENMAKGRVNKEFIKEAVLLEQPFYKDAGMTVAQFLAQEAKGTTVKSFKLVGVGQ
- the rpsB gene encoding 30S ribosomal protein S2 is translated as MAVELSMKELLESGVHFGHQTRRWNPKMKRYIYGARNGIYILDLHQTIKMFEDALNFVKKIVEDGGTVLFVGTKKQAQAAVKEAAERSGQYFVSERWLGGTLTNWKTISLRIQRLKELDRMEADGYFERLPKKEALQRRTERDELQRFLGGIRNMTGMPAVMFVVDLNKEAIAVAEARKLNIPVVAIVDTNCDPEMADVIIPGNDDAIRAIRLVTQKMSEAILEARPLSDAVTEGFLSEDVTDEELAEMGEAPIQVDDELLKAFGADKEGV